In Pseudomonas fluorescens, the following are encoded in one genomic region:
- a CDS encoding YicC/YloC family endoribonuclease has product MVHSMTAFARVEKVGVQGTLSWELRSVNSRYLEPHLRLPESFRDLEGAVREALRQGVSRGKLECTLRFTEENTGKALQIDQERAAQLVAAAETIASLIKNPAALNPLEVLAWPGVLVGDATDPQALNAEALALFNQGLKELKAGREREGAELARLINERLSAIEEDVVTLRELVPQMLATQRQKVLDRFADMKAEMDPQRLEQEMVMLAQKSDVAEELDRLSTHIIEVRRVLKSGGAAGRRLDFLMQELNREANTLGSKAFDPRSTQAAVNLKVLIEQMREQVQNIE; this is encoded by the coding sequence ATGGTGCACAGCATGACCGCCTTCGCCCGCGTCGAGAAAGTCGGCGTCCAGGGCACCCTGAGCTGGGAACTGCGGTCGGTCAACAGCCGCTACCTGGAACCCCACCTGCGCCTGCCGGAATCCTTCCGCGACCTCGAGGGCGCTGTTCGTGAAGCCCTGCGCCAGGGTGTATCGCGGGGCAAGCTCGAATGCACCCTGCGCTTCACCGAAGAAAACACCGGCAAAGCACTGCAAATCGATCAGGAGCGCGCCGCGCAACTGGTCGCCGCCGCCGAGACCATCGCCAGCCTGATCAAGAACCCGGCAGCGCTGAACCCGCTGGAAGTCCTGGCCTGGCCCGGCGTACTGGTAGGCGACGCCACTGACCCGCAAGCCTTGAACGCCGAAGCGCTGGCACTGTTCAACCAAGGCCTCAAGGAACTGAAGGCCGGCCGCGAGCGCGAAGGCGCGGAGCTGGCGCGGCTGATCAACGAGCGCCTGAGCGCCATTGAAGAAGACGTGGTGACCTTGCGCGAACTGGTCCCGCAAATGCTCGCCACCCAGCGCCAGAAAGTCCTCGACCGCTTCGCCGACATGAAGGCCGAGATGGATCCGCAGCGCCTGGAGCAGGAAATGGTCATGCTCGCGCAAAAAAGCGACGTCGCCGAAGAACTGGATCGCCTGAGCACTCACATCATCGAAGTTCGCCGGGTGCTCAAATCCGGCGGTGCCGCCGGTCGGCGCCTGGACTTCCTGATGCAGGAACTCAACCGCGAAGCCAATACACTGGGCTCCAAAGCCTTCGACCCGCGCAGCACCCAGGCTGCGGTCAACCTCAAGGTGTTGATCGAGCAGATGCGCGAACAAGTGCAGAATATTGAGTAA
- the gmk gene encoding guanylate kinase: MTHSTGTLYIISAPSGAGKSSLVKALTDANPEIRVSVSHTTRAMRPGEVNGVNYHFVDRSEFVKMIEHGDFLERAEVFGNLYGTSQSHLQQTLDEGHDLILEIDWQGAEQVRKLMPQARSIFILPPSLQALHQRLTNRGQDSDEVIDGRMREAVSEMSHYVDYDYLIINDDFAHALHDLKAIFRANQLIQKRQQQRHGKLLAELLG, translated from the coding sequence ATGACACACAGCACCGGCACCCTGTACATCATTTCCGCCCCTTCGGGCGCGGGCAAGAGCAGTCTGGTCAAGGCCCTGACCGACGCAAATCCGGAGATCCGCGTCTCGGTCTCCCACACCACCCGCGCCATGCGTCCCGGTGAAGTGAATGGCGTGAACTATCACTTCGTCGACCGCAGCGAGTTCGTGAAGATGATCGAGCACGGGGATTTCCTCGAGCGCGCCGAAGTGTTCGGCAATCTCTACGGCACTTCGCAAAGCCACCTGCAGCAGACCCTGGACGAAGGCCACGACCTGATTCTGGAAATCGACTGGCAAGGTGCCGAGCAAGTGCGCAAGCTGATGCCTCAGGCCCGCTCGATCTTCATTCTGCCGCCGTCATTGCAGGCCCTGCACCAGCGTCTGACCAATCGCGGCCAGGACAGTGACGAAGTCATTGACGGCCGGATGCGCGAAGCCGTCAGCGAAATGAGCCACTACGTCGACTACGACTACCTGATCATCAACGACGATTTCGCCCACGCGCTGCACGACCTGAAGGCGATTTTCCGCGCCAATCAGCTGATTCAAAAGCGTCAGCAGCAGCGTCACGGCAAATTGCTGGCTGAATTGCTCGGTTAA
- the gltS gene encoding sodium/glutamate symporter: protein MLQLDFYGTLVAASLVLLLGRALVSRVGFLRTYNIPEPVAGGLVVALGLLALRTLDIEIRFDTSLQTPLMLAFFATIGLSADFASLKKGGRIVGIFLLAVVGLLMIQNAMGIGLATALGLDPLMGLLTGSITLAGGHGTGAAWGATFSEKFGLASASELAMASATFGLVLGGLIGGPVARLLISRVQTPGCEQEKPRLPKGFEQPNKERSITSFSLVETLALIAVSLLAGSLLNGWLQGTAFELPTFVCVLFVGVLLRNGLSALGVYQVFEREVSVLGNVSLSLFLAIALMSLKLWDLAALALPIFIILAAQTLVMALFAIFVTFRMMGSNYDAAVLAAGHCGFGLGATPTAIANMQAVTQRYGPSQIAFLVVPMVGAFFIDIINVIVIKLYLALPFFAVV from the coding sequence ATGCTTCAGCTCGATTTTTATGGAACACTTGTCGCCGCCTCTTTAGTACTTTTGTTGGGGCGCGCTCTTGTCTCGCGTGTCGGTTTTTTACGTACTTATAATATCCCGGAACCTGTAGCAGGCGGCCTGGTGGTTGCCTTGGGTCTTCTGGCTTTAAGAACTCTCGATATTGAAATCCGATTTGATACCTCGCTGCAAACTCCCTTGATGTTGGCTTTTTTTGCCACGATTGGCTTGAGCGCAGACTTCGCCAGCCTGAAGAAGGGCGGACGCATAGTGGGGATCTTTCTGCTGGCGGTTGTCGGACTTCTGATGATCCAGAATGCCATGGGCATCGGGCTCGCAACGGCGTTGGGGCTCGATCCGTTGATGGGCTTGTTGACAGGCTCGATTACTCTGGCAGGTGGTCACGGTACAGGTGCTGCATGGGGGGCGACGTTCAGCGAGAAGTTCGGTCTGGCCTCTGCCTCTGAGTTGGCAATGGCTTCTGCAACGTTTGGCCTGGTGCTGGGCGGCTTGATTGGCGGGCCTGTTGCCCGCCTGCTCATCAGTCGTGTCCAGACACCCGGCTGCGAGCAGGAAAAGCCACGGCTGCCCAAGGGCTTTGAACAACCGAACAAAGAGCGCTCGATCACGTCGTTTTCGCTAGTCGAGACACTGGCTTTGATCGCTGTCAGCCTGCTGGCGGGCTCACTCCTGAATGGGTGGCTTCAGGGAACCGCATTTGAGTTGCCGACGTTTGTTTGCGTGTTGTTCGTGGGCGTACTTTTACGGAACGGGCTTTCGGCGCTTGGCGTGTATCAGGTGTTTGAGCGAGAAGTCTCCGTGCTGGGGAATGTCAGTTTGTCTCTGTTTTTGGCAATCGCTCTGATGTCGCTCAAGTTGTGGGATCTGGCTGCACTGGCGTTGCCGATTTTTATTATCCTGGCTGCGCAAACGTTGGTCATGGCTCTGTTTGCGATTTTTGTGACATTCAGGATGATGGGCAGTAACTACGACGCGGCTGTATTGGCGGCAGGGCATTGCGGTTTCGGACTGGGTGCCACGCCAACGGCCATCGCCAATATGCAAGCGGTGACACAGCGCTATGGGCCTTCTCAGATAGCGTTCCTGGTGGTGCCAATGGTGGGTGCTTTCTTCATCGACATCATTAATGTCATCGTCATCAAGTTGTACCTTGCACTGCCGTTTTTCGCCGTGGTTTGA
- the pyrE gene encoding orotate phosphoribosyltransferase: protein MQAYQRDFIRFAIDRGVLRFGEFTLKSGRTSPYFFNAGLFNSGSALAQLGRFYAAAIAESGIPFDVLFGPAYKGIPLAATTAVALAEHHNRDLPWCFNRKEAKAHGEGGSLVGAPLTGDVLIIDDVITAGTAIREVMQIIASQDGAKAAGVLIALNRQERGNGELSAIQEVERDFGIPVISIVSLNQVLEFLADDPQLKQHLPAVEAYRAQFGV from the coding sequence ATGCAAGCGTATCAGCGCGATTTCATTCGTTTTGCCATCGATCGCGGCGTTTTGCGCTTCGGTGAGTTCACCCTGAAGTCCGGGCGTACCAGTCCTTACTTCTTCAACGCCGGCTTGTTCAACTCGGGTTCGGCCCTGGCGCAGCTGGGGCGCTTCTACGCCGCAGCTATCGCCGAAAGCGGCATTCCCTTCGACGTGCTGTTTGGCCCGGCCTACAAGGGCATCCCATTGGCGGCGACCACCGCCGTGGCCCTGGCCGAACATCACAACCGTGACCTGCCATGGTGCTTCAACCGCAAGGAAGCCAAGGCCCACGGCGAAGGCGGCAGCCTGGTTGGCGCACCCCTGACCGGCGACGTTCTGATCATCGACGACGTGATCACCGCCGGCACCGCGATCCGTGAAGTGATGCAAATCATCGCTTCCCAGGACGGCGCCAAGGCAGCCGGCGTGCTGATTGCCCTGAACCGTCAGGAGCGTGGCAACGGCGAGTTGTCGGCGATCCAGGAAGTCGAGCGTGACTTTGGCATTCCGGTCATCAGCATCGTTTCGCTGAATCAGGTGTTGGAGTTTCTGGCTGATGATCCGCAGCTCAAGCAGCATCTGCCAGCCGTGGAAGCCTACCGCGCACAATTCGGCGTTTAA
- the radC gene encoding DNA repair protein RadC, translating to MSIRDWPAAERPRERLLEQGAESLSDAELLAIFLRTGVVGKSAVDLARHLLNQFGSLRLLLEADQETFSKQLGLGPAKFAQLQAAQEMSRRHLAERARQKSALENPHAVREYLKSMLRHEPHEVFGCLFLDSRHQVLAYETLFRGSIDNTSVHPREVVKRALANNAAALILCHNHPSGNTDPSQSDRVLTKRLQKALELIDVRVLDHFIIGDGDPLSMAEYGWM from the coding sequence ATGAGTATTCGCGATTGGCCGGCGGCAGAACGGCCGCGGGAGAGGTTGCTTGAACAGGGCGCGGAAAGCCTTTCGGACGCCGAGTTGCTGGCGATCTTTTTACGTACAGGCGTGGTAGGTAAAAGCGCCGTAGATTTGGCGCGACACCTGTTGAATCAGTTTGGCAGCCTGCGTTTGCTGCTTGAGGCCGATCAGGAAACGTTCAGCAAGCAGTTGGGGCTTGGGCCGGCGAAATTTGCACAGTTGCAGGCTGCGCAAGAAATGAGCAGGCGTCATCTGGCCGAGCGTGCGCGCCAAAAATCGGCACTGGAGAATCCGCACGCGGTTCGCGAGTACCTGAAATCGATGCTGCGCCACGAGCCACACGAGGTGTTTGGTTGCCTGTTTCTCGATTCCAGGCATCAGGTACTGGCGTATGAGACGCTGTTTCGCGGCTCCATCGACAACACCAGCGTTCATCCGCGAGAGGTGGTCAAGCGCGCCTTGGCCAACAACGCAGCGGCATTGATCCTCTGCCACAACCATCCTTCGGGCAATACCGACCCCAGTCAGTCCGACCGGGTGCTGACCAAGCGCCTGCAAAAGGCGCTGGAGTTGATTGACGTGCGGGTGCTCGACCATTTCATCATTGGAGATGGCGATCCGTTGTCGATGGCGGAGTATGGGTGGATGTAG
- the dut gene encoding dUTP diphosphatase translates to MHALQAKILDPRIGTEFPLPQYATPGSAGLDLRAMLEQDTVIKPGETVLIPTGLSVYIGDPNLAALILPRSGMGHKHGIVLGNLVGLIDSDYQGPLMVSCWNRGQTEFTMPVGERLAQLVLVPVVQAHFEMVEEFVETERGTGGFGHTGTR, encoded by the coding sequence ATGCACGCTTTGCAAGCCAAGATCCTCGACCCCCGCATCGGTACCGAATTCCCGCTGCCGCAATACGCCACACCAGGCTCCGCCGGCCTCGACCTGCGCGCCATGCTGGAACAGGACACCGTGATCAAGCCGGGTGAAACCGTGCTGATTCCCACCGGCCTGTCGGTCTATATCGGTGACCCGAACCTGGCAGCGCTGATTCTGCCGCGCTCGGGGATGGGCCATAAGCACGGCATCGTGCTAGGCAACCTGGTGGGGCTGATCGACTCCGACTACCAGGGCCCATTGATGGTCTCCTGCTGGAACCGTGGCCAGACCGAATTCACCATGCCGGTCGGCGAGCGCCTGGCGCAACTGGTGTTGGTACCGGTGGTGCAGGCTCACTTCGAGATGGTTGAAGAGTTTGTTGAAACCGAACGCGGCACTGGCGGTTTCGGCCATACCGGTACACGTTGA
- a CDS encoding exodeoxyribonuclease III translates to MRIISVNVNGIQAAVERGLLSWLQAQNADVICLQDTRASAFELDDPAFQLDGYFLYACDAEVPAQGGVALYSRLQPKAVISGLGFETADRYGRYLQADFDKVSIATLLLPSGQNGDEDLNQKFKLMDDFARYLDKQRRKRREYIYCGSLYVAQQKLDIKNWRDSQQSPGFLAPERAWMDEIVGNMGYVDALREVSREGDQYSWWPDNEQAEMLNLGWRFDYQLLTPGLRRFVRSARLPRQPRFSQHAPLIVDYDWTLTI, encoded by the coding sequence ATGCGGATCATCAGTGTGAACGTCAATGGTATTCAGGCTGCAGTCGAGCGTGGTTTGCTCAGTTGGCTGCAAGCACAGAATGCCGACGTCATCTGCCTGCAGGACACCCGTGCCTCCGCCTTTGAACTGGATGACCCAGCCTTCCAACTGGATGGCTACTTCCTTTATGCCTGCGATGCCGAAGTTCCCGCCCAAGGCGGCGTGGCTTTGTATTCGCGGTTGCAACCGAAGGCTGTCATCAGCGGTCTCGGTTTCGAGACGGCCGACCGCTACGGGCGCTACCTGCAAGCCGATTTCGACAAGGTCAGCATCGCGACCTTGCTGCTCCCTTCGGGGCAGAACGGCGATGAAGACTTGAACCAGAAGTTCAAGCTAATGGACGACTTCGCCCGTTATCTGGATAAACAGCGGCGCAAACGTCGCGAGTACATTTATTGTGGCTCGCTGTACGTGGCGCAACAGAAGCTGGATATCAAGAACTGGCGCGACAGCCAGCAATCTCCGGGCTTCCTGGCACCTGAACGTGCCTGGATGGACGAGATTGTCGGCAACATGGGTTATGTCGACGCCCTGCGTGAAGTCAGCCGTGAAGGCGACCAGTACAGCTGGTGGCCGGACAACGAACAGGCGGAGATGCTCAACCTCGGTTGGCGCTTCGACTATCAACTGCTGACCCCGGGCCTGCGCCGCTTCGTACGCAGCGCACGCCTGCCACGCCAGCCGCGCTTCTCGCAACACGCGCCGCTGATCGTGGACTACGACTGGACGCTGACGATCTAA
- the coaBC gene encoding bifunctional phosphopantothenoylcysteine decarboxylase/phosphopantothenate--cysteine ligase CoaBC: MQRLYRKRIVLGVGGGIAAYKSADLVRRLIDQGAEVRVVMTRGGAEFITPLTMQALSGHPVHLDLLDPAAEAAMGHIELAKWADLVLIAPGTADLIARLAQGIANDLLTTLVLATDAVVAVAPAMNQAMWRDPATQANLKTLENRDIKVFGPASGSQACGDVGLGRMLEALELAQCAADCFQRQALTGKHVLITAGPTQENIDPVRYITNHSSGKMGFALAEAAVEAGARVTLITGPVHLQTPDRVTRIDVVSARDMLAACEAAIPCDLFIASAAVADYRPEVVAPQKLKKDPTNGDGLLLQMVRNPDILATIATRPDRPFSVGFAAETEHLLDYAARKLKDKNLDLIVANDVANPSIGFNSEENACSVIDRELHATLFAQTSKSKIARQLITFIAERLNQV, translated from the coding sequence ATGCAGCGGCTGTATCGGAAACGCATTGTTCTGGGCGTCGGCGGCGGTATCGCTGCCTACAAAAGCGCCGACCTGGTTCGCCGCCTGATCGATCAGGGCGCCGAAGTGCGCGTGGTCATGACCCGTGGCGGCGCAGAGTTCATCACCCCGCTGACCATGCAGGCCCTGTCCGGGCACCCGGTCCACCTGGACCTGCTGGACCCGGCGGCCGAAGCGGCCATGGGCCACATCGAACTGGCCAAATGGGCCGATCTGGTGCTGATCGCTCCCGGCACCGCAGACCTGATCGCCCGCCTGGCCCAAGGCATTGCCAATGATCTGCTGACCACGCTGGTGCTGGCCACCGACGCAGTGGTCGCCGTTGCGCCGGCCATGAACCAGGCCATGTGGCGCGACCCGGCGACCCAGGCCAACCTGAAAACCCTCGAAAACCGCGACATCAAGGTCTTCGGCCCGGCCTCCGGCAGCCAGGCCTGCGGCGACGTCGGCCTGGGGCGCATGCTCGAAGCCCTTGAACTGGCCCAATGCGCCGCCGACTGCTTCCAGCGTCAGGCACTGACTGGCAAACACGTGCTGATCACGGCCGGCCCGACCCAGGAAAACATCGACCCGGTGCGCTACATCACCAACCACAGTTCCGGAAAAATGGGCTTTGCCCTGGCCGAAGCCGCGGTGGAAGCCGGTGCCCGCGTAACCCTGATCACCGGCCCTGTGCACCTGCAGACCCCGGATCGCGTCACCCGCATCGACGTGGTCAGCGCCCGCGACATGCTCGCTGCCTGCGAAGCGGCGATCCCTTGCGACCTGTTCATCGCCTCGGCAGCGGTCGCGGATTACCGTCCGGAAGTCGTCGCACCACAGAAACTCAAGAAAGATCCTACGAACGGCGACGGCTTGTTGCTACAGATGGTGCGCAACCCAGACATCCTTGCCACCATCGCCACCCGCCCCGACCGCCCGTTCAGTGTCGGTTTCGCCGCCGAGACCGAACACCTGCTCGATTACGCTGCACGCAAGTTGAAAGACAAGAACCTCGATCTGATCGTCGCCAACGACGTCGCCAATCCGAGCATTGGCTTCAACAGCGAAGAAAACGCCTGCAGCGTCATCGACCGCGAGCTTCACGCCACACTTTTCGCCCAGACCAGCAAGAGCAAGATTGCTCGCCAGCTGATCACTTTTATCGCCGAACGTCTGAACCAGGTTTAA
- the rpoZ gene encoding DNA-directed RNA polymerase subunit omega, translated as MARVTVEDCLEHVDNRFELVMLSTKRARQLATGGKEPKVAWENDKPTVVALREIAEGLIDYAAIAEAEIVEDEPLFAAFEDESNEAV; from the coding sequence ATGGCCCGCGTAACCGTTGAAGACTGCCTAGAACACGTGGATAACCGCTTTGAGCTGGTCATGCTCTCTACCAAGCGTGCCCGTCAACTGGCCACCGGCGGCAAAGAGCCGAAAGTAGCATGGGAAAACGACAAGCCTACCGTCGTCGCCCTGCGCGAAATCGCTGAAGGCCTGATCGACTACGCAGCTATCGCCGAAGCCGAAATCGTTGAAGATGAACCGCTTTTTGCTGCATTCGAGGACGAGTCCAACGAGGCCGTCTAA
- the argB gene encoding acetylglutamate kinase, which yields MTLEREAAANTAKVLSEALPYIRRYVGKTLVIKYGGNAMESEELKTGFARDIVLMKAVGINPVVVHGGGPQIGDLLKRLSIESHFVDGMRVTDAATMDVVEMVLGGQVNKDIVNLINRHGGSAIGLTGKDAELIRAKKLTVTRQTPEMTTPEIIDIGHVGEVVGINTDLLNLLVKGDFIPVIAPIGVGANGESYNINADLVAGKVAEALKAEKLMLLTNIAGLMDKSGTVLTGLTTQQVDDLIADGTIYGGMLPKIRCALEAVQGGVGSSLIIDGRVPNAILLEIFTDTGVGTLISNRKRP from the coding sequence ATGACCCTCGAACGCGAAGCCGCCGCCAACACCGCCAAGGTCCTGTCCGAAGCGTTGCCTTACATCCGCCGTTATGTCGGCAAGACACTGGTGATCAAATACGGCGGCAACGCGATGGAAAGCGAGGAGCTGAAAACCGGCTTCGCCCGCGACATCGTGCTGATGAAGGCTGTGGGCATCAACCCGGTGGTGGTTCACGGTGGCGGCCCGCAAATCGGTGACCTGCTCAAGCGCCTGTCGATCGAGAGCCATTTCGTCGACGGCATGCGCGTCACCGACGCCGCGACCATGGACGTGGTGGAAATGGTCCTCGGCGGCCAGGTCAACAAGGACATCGTCAACCTGATCAACCGTCATGGCGGCAGCGCTATCGGCCTGACCGGTAAAGACGCCGAGCTGATTCGCGCGAAGAAGCTCACCGTTACCCGTCAGACGCCGGAAATGACCACCCCGGAAATCATCGACATCGGCCATGTGGGCGAAGTAGTTGGCATCAATACCGACCTGCTGAACCTGTTGGTCAAGGGCGATTTCATTCCAGTGATCGCGCCCATCGGCGTCGGCGCCAACGGCGAGTCGTACAACATCAACGCTGACCTGGTGGCCGGTAAAGTCGCCGAAGCGCTGAAAGCCGAGAAACTGATGCTGCTGACCAACATCGCCGGCCTGATGGACAAGTCGGGCACGGTCCTGACCGGCCTGACAACCCAGCAAGTCGACGACCTGATCGCCGACGGCACCATCTACGGCGGCATGCTGCCGAAGATCCGCTGCGCACTGGAAGCGGTCCAGGGCGGTGTGGGCAGCTCGCTGATCATCGACGGTCGCGTGCCGAACGCGATCCTGCTGGAAATCTTCACCGATACCGGCGTGGGCACCCTGATCAGCAATCGCAAGCGTCCTTAA
- the rph gene encoding ribonuclease PH, translated as MIRPSGRAADQLRSIRITRNYTKHAEGSVLVEFGDTKVICTVSVEPGVPRFLKGQGQGWLTAEYGMLPRATGERNQREASRGKQGGRTLEIQRLIGRSLRAALDMSKLGDVTLYVDCDVIQADGGTRTASITGSMVALIDALKVIKKRGGLKGGDPVKQMIAAVSVGMYKGEPVLDLDYLEDSAAETDLNVVMTSAGGFIEVQGTAEGAPFQPEELNAMLELAKKGMNEIFELQKAALAD; from the coding sequence ATGATACGTCCAAGTGGTCGCGCTGCCGATCAGCTCCGCTCGATCCGCATCACCCGCAACTACACCAAACACGCCGAGGGTTCTGTGCTGGTCGAGTTTGGCGATACCAAGGTCATCTGCACCGTCAGCGTTGAACCGGGCGTACCGCGTTTCCTGAAAGGCCAGGGCCAGGGTTGGCTGACCGCCGAGTACGGCATGCTGCCGCGCGCTACCGGCGAGCGTAACCAGCGTGAAGCCAGCCGCGGCAAGCAAGGCGGCCGCACCCTGGAAATCCAGCGTCTGATCGGTCGTTCCCTGCGCGCTGCGCTGGACATGTCCAAGCTGGGCGATGTCACCCTGTACGTCGACTGCGATGTGATCCAGGCTGATGGCGGTACCCGCACGGCTTCGATCACCGGTTCCATGGTTGCGCTGATCGATGCCTTGAAAGTCATCAAGAAGCGTGGCGGCCTGAAGGGCGGCGACCCGGTCAAGCAAATGATCGCTGCGGTTTCCGTGGGCATGTACAAGGGTGAGCCTGTGCTCGACCTCGACTACCTGGAAGACTCGGCCGCCGAGACCGACCTGAACGTGGTGATGACCAGCGCTGGCGGCTTCATCGAAGTCCAGGGCACTGCCGAAGGCGCGCCGTTCCAGCCTGAAGAGCTGAACGCGATGCTTGAACTGGCCAAGAAAGGCATGAACGAGATCTTCGAATTGCAAAAGGCCGCATTGGCCGACTGA
- a CDS encoding DUF4870 domain-containing protein — protein MSDEQLPLPTPSQEVRQWAMFCHLSALLGIWIPFGTIIGPLILWQMKREMDPFIDAQGKEALNFQITVAIASAICFLLMLLIIGFFLFGLIAIGALVLTIIAGVKANEGQPYRYPFTWRLIK, from the coding sequence ATGAGTGACGAGCAACTGCCGCTGCCCACGCCGAGCCAAGAGGTGCGTCAGTGGGCCATGTTTTGCCACTTGTCCGCCTTGCTGGGGATCTGGATTCCGTTTGGCACGATCATCGGCCCGCTGATTCTCTGGCAGATGAAGCGTGAGATGGACCCGTTCATCGATGCCCAGGGCAAGGAAGCGCTGAATTTTCAGATCACTGTCGCGATCGCCTCGGCTATCTGCTTCCTGCTGATGCTGTTGATTATCGGGTTCTTCCTGTTTGGCCTGATCGCGATTGGTGCGCTGGTGCTGACGATCATTGCCGGGGTGAAAGCCAATGAAGGGCAGCCTTACCGGTACCCGTTCACATGGCGGTTGATCAAGTAA